GCCTTGACCCTGTTGAGGCAGGCCGCCGCCTGAGCAACTATCTGAAGGTGATGACGCTGGAAGCGCAGACCATCGCACGCGCCTGCGGGCACAACCACCTGCACAATCTGGAACCCGAAGACCTGTGCGCGCTGACCATGGAAGCGGCTGCCATGGCGCAGGTGCCGCTTGCGGGCACAGACTGGTATCCCGGCAAACCGGGAACTGGCTACTAAACCATTTGGCGCGGGTCGGACGGGGGTCCGGCCCGCGCAATCACTTTGAAAACACGCGACCAACAGGGACAAGAAAATGACACTCGATCTTGCAAGCTTTGCAGCGGAACGCGGCATCAAATACTTCATGATCTCTTTTACCGATCTGTTCGGCGGACAGCGGGCGAAACTGGTGCCCGCACAGGCCATTGCCGACATGCAGGAAGATGGCGCGGGCTTTGCGGGCTTTGCCACCTGGCTGGACCTGACCCCTGCCCATCCCGACATGCTGGCCGTGCCCGACCCGTCATCGGTGATCCAACTGCCATGGCAGCCGGATGTGGCATGGGTGGCTGCAAACTGCATCATGGAAGGGCAGGATGTGGCGCAGGCCCCGCGCAATGTGCTGCGCCGCCTGATTGATGACGCCGCCAGCGAAGGACTGCATGTCAAGACGGGCATCGAGGCCGAGTTCTTCTTGCTGACCCCCGCAGGCGACCAGATTTCAGACCCGTTCGATACTGCCGCCAAGCCCTGCTATGACCAGCAGGCGGTGATGCGCCGCTATGATGTGGTCCGCGAAATTTGCGATTACATGCTGGATCTGGGCTGGGGCCCGTATCAGACCGACCACGAAGATGCCAATGGCCAGTTCGAAATGAACTGGGAATTCGATGATGTGCTGGCCACGGCAGACAAGCACAGCTTTTTCAAGTTTATGACCAAATCTGTGGCCGAAAAGCACGGCTTCCGCGCCACATTCATGCCCAAACCCATCGAAGGGCTAACTGGCAACGGGTGTCATGTTCACATCTCGGTCTGGGACGGCAAGGGCAAGGACGCGAAAGCCAATGTCTTTGCCACTGACAAGGGGCAGGGCCAGACGGGCGAATTGGGTTTGTCCGACAAGGGGCGCGCGTTTCTTGGTGGTATCATGAAACACGCATCTGCCCTAGCGGCGATCACGAACCCCACAGTGAACAGCTACAAGCGCATCAATGCACCGCGCACCATTTCAGGGGCAACATGGGCCCCCAATTCCGTGACATGGACGGGCAATAACCGCACCCATATGGTGCGCGTGCCCGGACCGGGGCGGTTTGAACTGCGCCTGCCCGACGGGGCGGCCAACCCCTATCTGTTGCAGGCCGTTGTCATTGCCGCGGGGCTTAGTGGCATTCGCACCAATGCCGATCCGGGCAAACGCTGGGATATTGACATGTATGCCGAAGGCCACAAGGTCGAAGGGGCCCCCAAATTGCCGTTGAACATGCTGGACGCCCTGCGCGCCTATGAAGCGGATGGCGCGTTGATGACGATGATGGGGGCGGAATTTTCCAGCGCCTATCTGAAACTGAAAAAGCAGGAATGGAATTCCTTTGTGTCCCATTTCAGCCGCTGGGAACGTGAACACACGCTGGATATCTTATGCGGGGATCGGGGCGGTAAATTCCGGCGGCTGCACGGGATGATCGGCCCCGCGCCACCTGCGGGACAGCCCCGCAGGCGGCGCAGGCATAATCTGCCCCCTTCGCGGCATGCTGCTGCACGCGACAACCGGCAGACAGCGCTGTTCCATCTGGGCGGGTCATGGTCTAGCCTGCGTCAGACATGACACACAAAGGGCACCTGATGACAAACCCGCTTCTTTCCGACTGGCAGACAGAGTTTCACCTGCCGCCCTTCGCCGATATTCGGGACGGGGATTTCGCACCCGCCTTTGAGGCGGCCCTTCAGGCGGGCCGCGCGGCCTACGCTGCCATTGCCGACAACCCCGATGCGCCCACATTCGCCAACACCATTGACGCGATGGAACGCGCCGATGACTTGCTGGACCGCGTGGCGGGGGTGTTTTTCAACCTGTCGGGCAGTGATTCCAACCCCGCACGCGAAGCGCTGCAACGCGAACTGTCCCCGACACTGTCGGCCTATTCGTCGGAAATCATCAATAACCGCAAGCTGTTTGACCGGATCGAAACCCTTTGGGCCAGCCGCGACCAGCTTGACCTGAACGCAGAACAGGCGCGCGTGCTGATGTTGTATCGGCGCATGTTCGTGCGCGCAGGGGCCGCGCTGGAAGGGGCGGATGCCACGCGCCTGACCGATGTGAAATCGCGGCTGGCTAGCCTTGGCACGGAATTTACCCAAAACCTGCTGGCCGATGAACGCGACTGGATGATGCCGCTGGAGGATCTGGCGGGCCTGCCGGATTTCGTGATTGCCAATGCAAAAGCGGCCGCCGAAGAACGGGGGCGCGACGGCTATGTGGTAACACTGAACCGGTCGCTGATTGTGCCGTTCTTGCAGTTTTCAACGCGGCGCGACCTGCGCGAAAAAGCCTATGAGGCATGGACCGCACGCGGCGCAAACGGGGGCAAGACCGACAACCGCGCAATCGCGGCCGAAGTGCTGGCCTTGCGCGCCGAACGCGCGGGCCTGCTGGGGTATGAAAGTTTCGCCCGCTACAAGCTGGAAACCGAAATGGCGGGCACGCCCGATGCGGTGCGCGATTTGCTGATGCAGGTCTGGACGCCTGCGCGCACCAAGGCCATGGCAGACGCCGCCAAGCTGGAGGCGATGCTGCATGCAGACGGGTGTGATGGCCCGCTGGAGCCGTGGGACTGGCGGTTTTACGCGGAAAAACTGCGCCGTGCAGAACATGATCTGGATGAGGCCGCGCTGAAACCCTACCTGTCGCTGGACAATATGATCGCCGCCGCTTTTGACTGCGCAAACCGGCTGTTCGGGCTGGAATTCCGCGCGCTGGATGTGGCCCTGTATCATCCTGATGCCCGCGCATGGGAGGTGACACGCAATGGCCAGCATATGGCGGTGTTTATCGGCGATTATTTTGCGCGCGGGTCCAAACGGTCGGGGGCGTGGTGTTCAACCATGCGCAGCCAGCGCAAACTGGGCGGCGAGGTGCGGCCAATCGTCGTGAATATCTGCAATTTCGCCAAGGGCGATCCGGCGCTTCTGTCCTATGACGATGCGCGCACGCTGTTTCATGAATTCGGCCACGCGTTGCATCAGATGCTGTCAGATGTGACTTACGGGCTGATTTCCGGCACATCGGTGGCGCGCGATTTTGTGGAATTGCCCAGCCAATTGTATGAACACTGGCTGGAAGTGCCCGAAGTGCTGGCCCGCCATGCCCGCCATGTGGATACGGACGAGGCCATGCCCCAAGATATGCTGGATCGCCTTCTGGCCGCGCAGAATTTCGATCAGGGCTTTGCGACAGTCGAATATGTGGCATCTGCCTTGGTGGATCTGGAATTTCATGACGGCCCGCCACCTGCCGACCCCATGCAGAAACAGTCGCAGGTGCTGGACGGCTTGGGCATGCCGCGCGCGATACGGATGCGCCATGCAACGCCGCATTTCGCGCATGTATTTTCGGGCGATGGCTATTCCAGCGGATATTACAGCTACATGTGGTCAGAGGTTATGGATGCCGACGCGTTCGAGGCGTTCCGCGAGGCGGGCAGTGCGTTCGATGCGCAAACCGCCGCGAAACTGGAACGCTTCATCCTGTCCGCCGGTGGACGTGACGAGGCAGAGGCGCTTTATACCGCCTTCCGTGGTCGTATGCCGGGGGTGGACGCGCTGCTGAAAGGGCGCGGGCTGGCTGCGTAAATAAAACGGCGCGGGAAGGGGACGCCCCAAGGCGCGGAGCAAAGGGCTTCAGCCCGCTGCGCCATCGGTGGGCCGTCCCGCGGCCTGCCGATGACCTATGGACAATTCCAGCCTTTCAGCTTTGGAGTATGCCGCCTGCATAAAGTGAACCCCTATACCGTGGGATCGGCAGTCCCCGGCCCACCGCTGGCGCGGGCGTTCTTCATGCCCCCAAACCCCATTCAAGCCAAAGGGCCGGGAAATTCCCGGCCCCGTTTCGCTACGAATGGTTGTAAGGGGATCAGATCGCGTAGCGCAGCACCGCCGCAAGTTCTGCTTCTTGCGGGATATCCGCGCGGCGCACGGCGATGACCTTGCCACCATTTGCCAGAACACGGCCTGCGATTTCATCAATCACGCCATAGCTGACGGCGCTTTGATCGGTGTCAAATGTCACCTCGCCCGTTGTTTCATCAACAACGCCCGGCACAACAGTGTCCATATCCACCAGAAGGGTGTCCACCGCCCCGAAGGTTGCAGCACGCGCGGCGCGCGCCACTTGCGTGGTTGCACGCCCTTCGTTTTCGCGTGCGGCATAAAGCTCGCCAAACGCTTTTACCGAGGCGTCGTTGATGCCATCAACGATTTCACGGGCCTGTGCGCCCAACTCATGGGCGGGCACGCGCACGGGGCTTGTGGTAATGGCGTGTTCGGCCAGGTGCGGGTAGGTGTTGATCGAGCGATACATCGACAAAAGCGGGTCGGTTGCCGCCAGAATCAGCGGCTCGTGGCGGCCTGACAGCAGGGCGCGCAGGCCTGCATCAACCGCGCGCGCATATTGACGCAGATGGTGTTTCTGCCCTTCGCCGCCGCCCTGACGCCCCGAATAGCTGCGCGAATTAACGTTCGCGGTGCCCGCAACCGATGCGGCATCCTTGGGCAGGTTGGGCACCCTGATTTCCTGCGCGGGCTGATCGCCCAGTAATTCGATCACGCGCACCTCGTTTTCGGCCAGCGCCAGCACGAAGGCGTGCTGCGGCATGGACACGGCACGCAACAACGGTTTCAGATGAAACCTGTCGGCCACTTGCACGGTTTCAGACAAATGATTGGGCAACCGGTAGCTGCGCAGGCTGTCAGGGGTCACGAAAATGGCCAGAGAATTGGCCTGCAAACGCCAGAAGTCGTCATCATCCATCAGGTCATGCAGCTGTTCTTCAATCGGCCAGATGGTGCGCTTGGCAACGCCTGCCTGCTGCAACTGCTCTACCGCGTCCTGCGTCAGTTGCTTCAGCGTCGTGCGGGCCGCATCAATGTGCTGCGTTTCGGGGGTGGTTTTCAGATAGATACTGATTTGTGCCTCGCCGCGGGCGGAAACAAGTTGGCCCAATTCGGTTTGGCTTGGAATATCAACGTATAGCATGATCACTTTACTCCTATTTCGATGGTCTTGCTGTTCAATGACAGGTCAGGTGCAGCGCCGCAAGCGCGACCCTGCGACGCGGTATGTGGAAAGAAATTGCACTTTTCGTGCAATTTCACAGCTCTGTTACGGTTGCAGCTCTCAAACCCCCTTCCTATATAGCGCACAAGACACCCCAGCGGGGTATTACAACGAAAAACAGATGGGCCGGGGCCTGACAGGACCAGCCCGCTGCCACATCGCTTGAAGAAGAGGATGCACATCATGGCTAAAGTCATCGGGATCGACCTTGGGACCACCAACTCCTGCGTTTCCATCATGGACGGGGCAAGCGCACGGGTCATTGAAAATGCCGAAGGCGCGCGCACAACGCCGTCCATCGTGGCATTTACGGAAAGCGAACGCCTTGTCGGCCAGCCTGCGAAACGTCAGGCCGTGACCAACCCGACCAATACTGTCTATGCCGTCAAGCGCCTGATTGGCCGCCGCCTGACAGATGCCGAAGTGGAAAAGGACAAGAACCTTGTTCCCTACAACATCATTGATGGCGGCAATGGCGACGCATGGGTCGAATCGCGCGGCGAAAAATACAGCCCCAGCCAGATTTCGGCATTCATCCTGCAAAAGATGAAAGAAACCGCCGAAAGCTATCTGGGTGAAAAGGTGACACAGGCTGTGATCACCGTGCCTGCCTATTTCAACGACGCCCAGCGTCAGGCCACCAAGGATGCGGGCAAGATTGCCGGTCTTGAAGTGCTGCGCATCATCAACGAACCCACCGCTGCCGCATTGGCCTATGGTCTGGACAAGAAAGAAACCCGCACCATCGCGGTCTATGACCTTGGCGGCGGCACGTTCGACATTACCATTCTGGAAATTGACGACGGCCTGTTTGAAGTGAAATCCACCAACGGGGACACGTTCCTTGGTGGCGAAGATTTCGACATGCGCATCGTCAATTACCTGGCATCGGAGTTCAAGAAAGAGAACGGCGTCGACCTGACGATGGACAAGATGGCGCTTCAGCGTCTGAAAGAAGCCGCCGAGAAGGCCAAGATCGAGTTGTCCAGCTCCAGCCAGACGGAAATCAACCAGCCCTTCATCAGCATGGACAAGAACACCGGCCAGCCGCTGCACCTTGTCATGAAACTGACACGCGCCAAGCTGGAATCGCTGGTGGGCGATCTGATCAAGAACTCGTTGAAGCCTTGCGCGGCCGCGCTGAAAGACGCCGGCCTGTCAAAAGGCGACATTGACGAGGTGATCTTGGTGGGCGGCATGACCCGCATGCCCAAGGTGATCGAGGAAGTGACCAACTTCTTCGGCAAGGAACCGCATAAAGGCGTGAACCCTGATGAAGTGGTGGCCATGGGTGCGGCCATTCAGGCCGGTGTTTTGCAAGGCGACGTCAAGGATGTTGTGCTGCTGGACGTCACACCGCTGTCGCTGGGCATTGAAACGCTGGGCGGGGTGTTCACCCGCCTGATCGACCGCAACACCACCATCCCGACCAAGAAA
Above is a window of Roseinatronobacter sp. S2 DNA encoding:
- the dnaK gene encoding molecular chaperone DnaK is translated as MAKVIGIDLGTTNSCVSIMDGASARVIENAEGARTTPSIVAFTESERLVGQPAKRQAVTNPTNTVYAVKRLIGRRLTDAEVEKDKNLVPYNIIDGGNGDAWVESRGEKYSPSQISAFILQKMKETAESYLGEKVTQAVITVPAYFNDAQRQATKDAGKIAGLEVLRIINEPTAAALAYGLDKKETRTIAVYDLGGGTFDITILEIDDGLFEVKSTNGDTFLGGEDFDMRIVNYLASEFKKENGVDLTMDKMALQRLKEAAEKAKIELSSSSQTEINQPFISMDKNTGQPLHLVMKLTRAKLESLVGDLIKNSLKPCAAALKDAGLSKGDIDEVILVGGMTRMPKVIEEVTNFFGKEPHKGVNPDEVVAMGAAIQAGVLQGDVKDVVLLDVTPLSLGIETLGGVFTRLIDRNTTIPTKKSQVFSTAEDHQNAVTIRVFQGEREMAADNKMLGQFNLEDIPPAPRGMPQIEVTFDIDANGIVNVSAKDKGTGKEQKITIQASGGLSDEDIEKMVKDAEANAEADKQRRELVEAKNQAESLIHSTEKSVEEHKDKVDPTTVEAIELAVAALKETVEGDDAGKIKSGIQNVTEASMKLGEAIYKAQAEAADGADAGEDEPRSVDDDIVDADFEDLDDNKRS
- a CDS encoding M3 family metallopeptidase codes for the protein MTNPLLSDWQTEFHLPPFADIRDGDFAPAFEAALQAGRAAYAAIADNPDAPTFANTIDAMERADDLLDRVAGVFFNLSGSDSNPAREALQRELSPTLSAYSSEIINNRKLFDRIETLWASRDQLDLNAEQARVLMLYRRMFVRAGAALEGADATRLTDVKSRLASLGTEFTQNLLADERDWMMPLEDLAGLPDFVIANAKAAAEERGRDGYVVTLNRSLIVPFLQFSTRRDLREKAYEAWTARGANGGKTDNRAIAAEVLALRAERAGLLGYESFARYKLETEMAGTPDAVRDLLMQVWTPARTKAMADAAKLEAMLHADGCDGPLEPWDWRFYAEKLRRAEHDLDEAALKPYLSLDNMIAAAFDCANRLFGLEFRALDVALYHPDARAWEVTRNGQHMAVFIGDYFARGSKRSGAWCSTMRSQRKLGGEVRPIVVNICNFAKGDPALLSYDDARTLFHEFGHALHQMLSDVTYGLISGTSVARDFVELPSQLYEHWLEVPEVLARHARHVDTDEAMPQDMLDRLLAAQNFDQGFATVEYVASALVDLEFHDGPPPADPMQKQSQVLDGLGMPRAIRMRHATPHFAHVFSGDGYSSGYYSYMWSEVMDADAFEAFREAGSAFDAQTAAKLERFILSAGGRDEAEALYTAFRGRMPGVDALLKGRGLAA